A genomic region of Streptosporangium lutulentum contains the following coding sequences:
- the murQ gene encoding N-acetylmuramic acid 6-phosphate etherase has protein sequence MIDSLAALATEQSDPRYSQIDRLSTEQVARLMNAADITVPAAVAVVVPEISAAVDAVVTRMKAGGRLFYVGAGTSGRLAVLDASECPPTFGTDPELVQGIIAGGEPALTRSVEGAEDDDAGGAAAITEREVGALDSVVGVSASGRAPFVLGALAEAGRRGALTVGLSCNAGTPLSEAVLHPIEVIVGPEVVTGSTRLKAGTAQKLVLNMISTIAMVRLGRTYGNTMIEVSAMNSKLADRAARMVGDITGAELPVIRPALEAAGWNVKIAVLMIEHGLDADDARTLLERHGDRLEAALGADRAQGA, from the coding sequence ATGATTGATTCACTCGCTGCTCTGGCCACGGAACAGAGCGATCCGCGCTACAGCCAGATCGACCGGCTCTCCACCGAGCAGGTCGCCCGATTGATGAACGCGGCCGACATCACGGTGCCCGCGGCGGTGGCCGTGGTGGTCCCGGAGATCTCGGCCGCGGTCGACGCCGTCGTCACCCGGATGAAGGCGGGGGGACGCCTGTTCTACGTGGGCGCCGGAACGTCGGGCCGGCTGGCCGTACTGGACGCCTCCGAATGCCCGCCGACCTTCGGCACCGACCCTGAGCTGGTGCAGGGAATCATCGCGGGCGGCGAGCCCGCGCTGACCCGCTCGGTCGAGGGCGCGGAGGACGACGACGCCGGGGGAGCCGCCGCGATCACCGAGCGGGAGGTGGGCGCACTCGACTCGGTGGTGGGGGTCTCGGCCAGCGGCCGGGCGCCGTTCGTCCTCGGGGCGCTCGCCGAGGCGGGCCGTCGCGGGGCCCTGACCGTGGGACTGTCGTGCAACGCCGGAACCCCGCTCTCCGAGGCGGTGCTGCACCCGATCGAGGTGATCGTCGGCCCGGAGGTGGTGACCGGCTCGACCAGGCTCAAGGCCGGGACCGCGCAGAAGCTGGTCCTCAACATGATCTCCACGATCGCGATGGTCAGGCTGGGTCGGACCTACGGGAACACCATGATCGAGGTGTCGGCGATGAACTCCAAGCTCGCCGACCGGGCCGCCCGGATGGTCGGCGACATCACCGGCGCCGAGCTCCCTGTCATCCGTCCCGCGCTCGAGGCGGCCGGATGGAACGTGAAGATCGCGGTGCTGATGATCGAGCACGGTCTCGACGCCGACGACGCCCGGACCCTGCTGGAACGTCACGGCGACCGTCTGGAGGCGGCGCTGGGGGCGGACAGGGCGCAAGGTGCCTGA
- a CDS encoding class I SAM-dependent methyltransferase, which yields MTEPSYLNTTRTSYDGVAVIYAELFRDSLGGLPLERGLLTAFAELVQAAGGGPVADLGCGPGMGTAFLRSLGLDVFGVDLSPTMIELARKEYPDIRFDEGSMTGLDLPDGGLAGVVSWYSIIHTPPERLPVVFAEFDRVLAPGGYLLLAFQASREGASHVAEPFEHKVTLAYRWPIDGVAELARRAGFVEVARLLREREELERFEAGHLLFRKPANPEKA from the coding sequence ATGACCGAACCTTCCTACCTCAACACCACCCGGACTTCCTATGACGGCGTCGCCGTCATCTATGCGGAGCTTTTTCGCGACTCCCTCGGAGGGCTGCCGTTGGAGCGTGGGCTGCTCACCGCATTCGCCGAACTGGTTCAGGCCGCAGGCGGAGGCCCAGTGGCCGACCTCGGTTGTGGCCCCGGCATGGGGACTGCCTTCCTGCGTTCCCTCGGGCTGGACGTCTTCGGCGTGGACCTGTCGCCGACGATGATTGAGCTGGCCCGCAAGGAGTACCCGGACATACGGTTCGACGAGGGGTCGATGACCGGGCTGGACCTGCCGGACGGAGGCCTTGCGGGCGTCGTCTCTTGGTACTCCATCATTCACACGCCGCCTGAGCGACTGCCGGTGGTGTTCGCCGAATTCGACCGGGTGCTGGCACCGGGCGGCTACCTGTTGCTCGCTTTCCAGGCGTCCCGCGAGGGGGCCTCACATGTGGCTGAGCCGTTCGAGCACAAGGTGACGTTGGCGTACCGGTGGCCGATCGACGGTGTGGCGGAGCTGGCGCGCAGGGCGGGGTTCGTCGAAGTCGCCCGGTTGCTGCGCGAGCGGGAGGAGTTGGAGAGGTTCGAGGCCGGTCATCTGCTGTTCCGTAAACCGGCGAACCCCGAGAAAG
- a CDS encoding DUF4097 family beta strand repeat-containing protein encodes MQTFTTPAPITTVLDIPAGRIQLIAADRADTTVEIRPTNPTKNRDVKIAEQTAVAYTDGVLHIHTPQSGHQLFGPSGSIEVTVKLPTGSHIKATTAGSELRGVGRLGDVTFDGAYRQIKIDEAAALRLTAFDGDVEVGRLGGPADISTARGDIRITEAMGGTVVLRTQSGDISVGAAAGVSAALDAGTSYGRITNALKNDGTADLDIRATTSNGDITARSL; translated from the coding sequence ATGCAGACCTTCACCACCCCCGCCCCGATCACCACCGTCCTGGACATCCCCGCCGGACGCATCCAGCTCATCGCCGCCGACCGGGCCGACACCACCGTCGAGATCCGGCCCACCAACCCCACCAAGAACCGCGACGTGAAGATCGCCGAGCAGACCGCCGTCGCCTACACCGACGGCGTCCTGCACATCCACACCCCCCAGTCCGGCCACCAGCTCTTCGGCCCCTCCGGATCCATCGAGGTCACCGTCAAACTGCCCACCGGCTCCCACATCAAGGCCACCACCGCCGGCTCCGAACTGCGCGGCGTCGGCCGCCTCGGCGACGTCACCTTCGACGGCGCCTACCGCCAGATCAAAATCGACGAGGCCGCCGCCCTCCGCCTCACCGCGTTCGACGGCGACGTCGAGGTCGGCCGGCTGGGCGGCCCCGCGGACATCAGCACCGCACGGGGCGACATCCGCATCACCGAGGCCATGGGCGGCACGGTGGTGCTGCGCACCCAGTCCGGTGACATCTCGGTCGGCGCCGCCGCCGGAGTCTCGGCCGCCCTGGACGCCGGCACCTCCTACGGCCGGATCACCAACGCCCTGAAGAACGACGGCACCGCCGACCTGGACATCCGCGCCACCACCTCCAACGGCGACATCACCGCCCGCAGCCTCTGA
- a CDS encoding LLM class F420-dependent oxidoreductase, producing the protein MKLGLTCPRFTWPGGDAAIAERFAAVARGADEAGLHSLWVMDHHWQITNFGAPEDPMLEGYSALAYAAALTRRVTLGTLVTGVSYREPGLLVKQVTTLDVLSGGRAVLGIGAGWYAEEARGLGFRFPPTAERFERLEETLQIARQMWSGEEKPYEGRHYTLERTLNSPQALSRPHPPILIGGSGEKKTLRLVAEYADACNFLHGADVRHKLDVLRAHCARLGRPFEAIEKTLHMRIADDQSVDQSVQRCGELAALGIDHVIAAVPDAADDSSLARLAELASQVSGITPAGR; encoded by the coding sequence ATGAAACTCGGACTCACCTGCCCCCGATTCACCTGGCCCGGCGGCGACGCGGCCATCGCCGAGAGGTTCGCGGCCGTCGCCCGCGGCGCGGACGAAGCGGGGCTGCACAGCCTCTGGGTGATGGACCACCACTGGCAGATCACCAACTTCGGCGCTCCGGAGGATCCGATGCTGGAGGGATACAGTGCCCTGGCCTACGCCGCGGCCCTCACCCGGCGCGTCACGCTGGGAACCCTCGTCACCGGCGTCTCCTACCGCGAACCCGGCCTGCTGGTGAAGCAGGTCACCACTTTGGACGTGCTGTCGGGTGGCCGCGCCGTTCTCGGCATCGGTGCCGGCTGGTACGCGGAGGAGGCCCGCGGCCTCGGCTTTCGTTTCCCGCCGACGGCCGAGCGCTTCGAGCGCCTGGAGGAGACGCTCCAGATCGCCAGGCAGATGTGGAGCGGCGAGGAGAAACCGTACGAGGGCAGGCACTACACGCTGGAGCGCACGCTCAATTCGCCGCAGGCCCTGTCCAGGCCCCATCCGCCGATCCTGATCGGCGGCAGCGGGGAGAAGAAGACCCTCCGCCTCGTCGCCGAGTACGCCGACGCCTGCAACTTCCTCCACGGCGCCGACGTGCGCCACAAGCTCGACGTGCTGCGCGCGCACTGCGCGCGTCTGGGGCGCCCCTTCGAGGCGATCGAGAAGACGCTCCACATGCGCATCGCCGACGACCAGAGCGTCGATCAGAGCGTCCAGCGCTGCGGCGAGCTCGCGGCCCTCGGCATCGACCACGTCATCGCGGCCGTCCCCGACGCCGCCGACGACTCCTCCCTGGCGCGTCTGGCCGAGCTCGCCTCACAGGTCTCCGGGATCACGCCGGCCGGACGCTGA
- a CDS encoding alpha/beta fold hydrolase: MAHNKPTIVLVHGAFADGSGFTTIVKRLVADGYPVVAAPNPLRGLSSDAKQVKALLDSIEGPIVLVGHSYGGAVISAAATGNPEVKALVYLAAFVPETGESVQELVEKFPGSTVGESLKPVPLPDGQVDLYIDPRVFHPHFAGDVLAEEAALFAIAQRPATGAALGEPAAGPQAWHTIPNYNLISGADRIIPPAAQEFMAQRSGAQVQMVEGASHLVFVSRPGPTVALIEKAASENT; this comes from the coding sequence ATGGCACACAACAAACCGACGATCGTGCTCGTGCACGGAGCCTTCGCGGACGGCAGCGGCTTCACCACGATCGTCAAGCGGCTTGTCGCCGACGGCTATCCGGTCGTCGCCGCGCCGAACCCGCTTCGGGGGCTCTCCTCCGACGCGAAGCAGGTCAAGGCACTACTGGACAGCATCGAGGGGCCGATCGTACTGGTCGGCCACTCATACGGCGGGGCCGTCATCTCCGCCGCCGCCACCGGCAATCCCGAGGTGAAGGCGCTGGTCTACCTGGCGGCGTTCGTGCCGGAGACGGGCGAGAGCGTACAGGAACTGGTCGAGAAGTTCCCGGGCAGCACCGTGGGCGAGTCACTCAAACCCGTGCCGCTGCCCGATGGGCAGGTCGACCTCTACATTGACCCGCGGGTGTTCCATCCCCATTTCGCAGGGGATGTGCTCGCCGAGGAAGCCGCGCTCTTCGCGATCGCGCAGCGCCCGGCCACCGGCGCCGCCCTCGGCGAGCCCGCCGCCGGACCGCAGGCCTGGCACACGATCCCGAACTACAACCTGATCAGCGGTGCCGACCGGATCATCCCGCCGGCGGCGCAGGAGTTCATGGCTCAGCGCTCCGGCGCGCAGGTCCAGATGGTCGAGGGCGCCTCGCACCTGGTGTTCGTCTCACGTCCGGGCCCCACCGTGGCCCTCATCGAAAAGGCGGCGAGTGAGAATACGTAA
- a CDS encoding FBP domain-containing protein, with protein MKAVSEQEIRTSFVNCSRGEAKRLALPRDLAEQPWDDLDFLGWCDPGAPDRGYVVTERGGEVVGVALRVVTQQRGRLHRGMCSLCLTTHPGNGVSLMTARRAGQAGRDNNSVGVYMCTDLACSLYVRGKKIPDLGGRLEESLTVEQQIDRTVDKLSAFLDKILA; from the coding sequence ATGAAAGCAGTGAGTGAGCAAGAAATCCGCACGTCGTTCGTCAACTGTTCCCGAGGGGAGGCCAAGCGGCTGGCGCTTCCGCGGGACCTGGCCGAGCAGCCCTGGGACGATCTGGACTTCCTGGGCTGGTGCGACCCTGGCGCGCCCGATCGCGGTTACGTCGTCACCGAGCGCGGCGGCGAGGTCGTAGGGGTGGCGCTCCGCGTGGTCACCCAGCAGCGCGGGCGTCTCCACCGCGGCATGTGTTCCCTGTGCCTGACCACACACCCCGGCAACGGCGTCTCCTTGATGACCGCCCGGCGAGCGGGTCAGGCCGGCCGGGACAACAACTCGGTCGGCGTGTACATGTGCACCGACCTCGCTTGTTCCCTGTACGTGCGAGGCAAGAAGATCCCCGACCTGGGCGGGCGCCTCGAAGAGTCCCTGACCGTGGAGCAGCAGATCGATCGCACCGTGGACAAGCTGTCCGCGTTCCTGGACAAGATCCTGGCATGA
- a CDS encoding GNAT family N-acetyltransferase: MGEVYDPATRAVGGAVTGEATGGGAAAGRAAGGGFGRGTARGDGGSTPAEGIREAVAADASALGELAGAALTLDAEEAPRLVALLSAPPPERRWTALVTGDLDGVVFASMSARDRSVGHIDLLAVHPAARGRGAGRALVAAAEDWLRGEGAAEARFAGNPPCYAWPGIDVRYTAAACLAESLGYERYHAAWNMTADLTAPLTTDTDLARLAREGVTVHAAGPADRAAVRAFVRENWNENWAWEVERATGCHYASRRGEILGFAAWGARPAWFGPMGTAPAARGLGIGRVLLRRCLAEQRDAGLTSAQISWVGPMGFYSRAVGAHTERVFWLYGRGL, translated from the coding sequence GTGGGAGAGGTCTACGACCCCGCCACGCGAGCCGTCGGAGGAGCCGTCACGGGAGAGGCGACCGGCGGCGGGGCGGCCGCGGGCCGGGCGGCCGGTGGCGGGTTCGGCCGGGGTACCGCGCGAGGTGACGGCGGTTCCACCCCCGCCGAGGGGATCCGCGAGGCGGTCGCGGCCGACGCTTCGGCGCTCGGCGAGCTCGCCGGGGCCGCGCTCACCCTGGACGCCGAGGAGGCGCCACGCCTGGTGGCGCTGCTCTCGGCGCCGCCGCCGGAACGCCGCTGGACCGCGCTGGTGACCGGCGATCTCGACGGGGTGGTGTTCGCCTCGATGTCGGCGCGTGACCGGTCGGTGGGGCACATCGACCTGCTCGCCGTACATCCGGCCGCCCGGGGCAGGGGCGCGGGACGGGCGCTGGTCGCCGCGGCCGAGGACTGGCTGCGCGGCGAGGGGGCGGCCGAGGCCCGGTTCGCCGGAAATCCACCCTGCTACGCCTGGCCGGGCATCGACGTGCGCTACACCGCGGCGGCCTGCCTGGCCGAGAGCCTCGGCTACGAGCGCTACCACGCCGCCTGGAACATGACCGCCGACCTGACCGCTCCGCTGACGACGGACACCGATCTCGCGCGCCTCGCGAGGGAGGGCGTCACCGTCCACGCGGCCGGTCCCGCCGACCGCGCCGCCGTGCGCGCCTTCGTCCGGGAGAACTGGAACGAGAACTGGGCGTGGGAGGTGGAGCGGGCGACCGGCTGCCATTACGCCTCCAGGAGGGGGGAGATCCTCGGTTTCGCCGCGTGGGGCGCCAGGCCCGCCTGGTTCGGCCCGATGGGCACCGCCCCCGCCGCGCGAGGCCTCGGCATCGGCCGGGTGCTGCTGCGCCGCTGCCTCGCCGAGCAGCGGGACGCGGGCCTGACCAGCGCGCAGATCAGCTGGGTGGGGCCGATGGGGTTCTACTCCAGGGCCGTCGGGGCGCACACCGAACGGGTCTTCTGGCTCTACGGCCGCGGCCTGTGA
- a CDS encoding VOC family protein, translating to MTQKVPDTGKRLSRQEISDAVGDLGWRYVLGTVRTAVPVASLAQAADVAARVVATAGDDGDGSLWLDVRRDRVVLTLQSLEVGRVTPLEVELAGRISEAVSELGLRTGADVGARDTRSIQILELGIDALDIAAIRPFWKAVMGYDDEAGASGEEDPLVDPLGQGPAIWFQQMDAPRPQRNRIHFDVSVPHDEAPGRIKAALAAGGVLLSDVRAPAFWVLADAEGNEACVTTWQGRD from the coding sequence ATGACGCAGAAGGTTCCGGATACGGGTAAGAGGCTGAGCCGGCAGGAGATCTCCGACGCCGTCGGCGACCTGGGCTGGCGCTATGTCCTGGGCACCGTGCGCACGGCGGTGCCCGTGGCGTCGCTGGCGCAGGCGGCCGACGTCGCCGCGCGCGTGGTGGCCACGGCCGGTGACGACGGTGACGGAAGTCTGTGGCTGGACGTCCGCAGGGATCGAGTGGTCCTCACGCTGCAGTCGCTCGAGGTCGGCCGGGTGACGCCACTCGAGGTCGAGCTCGCCGGCCGGATCTCCGAGGCGGTGAGCGAGCTCGGGCTGCGCACCGGCGCCGACGTCGGTGCGCGGGATACGCGGTCGATCCAGATCCTGGAGCTCGGGATCGACGCGCTCGACATCGCCGCGATCCGCCCGTTCTGGAAAGCGGTGATGGGTTACGACGACGAGGCCGGCGCGTCGGGGGAGGAGGACCCGCTCGTCGACCCCCTCGGGCAGGGACCGGCGATCTGGTTCCAGCAGATGGACGCGCCCCGGCCGCAGCGCAACCGGATCCACTTCGACGTCTCGGTCCCGCACGACGAGGCGCCTGGTCGCATCAAGGCCGCGCTGGCGGCGGGCGGGGTGTTGCTGTCCGACGTCCGGGCGCCCGCCTTCTGGGTGCTGGCGGACGCGGAAGGCAACGAGGCCTGCGTGACGACATGGCAGGGAAGGGACTAG
- a CDS encoding TetR/AcrR family transcriptional regulator — MARAGLTSERVTEAAAELADAVGFENITVSALARSFKVKDASLYSHVKNLRDLRERVALLAAEELADRIAAAVAGRSGKEAMVAFANAYRDYALAHPGRYAATQAVQLDPALLARSTVYIRTIELTHAMLRAYRLVEPDLTDAGRLLRSAFHGYINLEANGGFSHSRDVQRSWEQALNGLHLLLENWPSDSSHHAAEEGP, encoded by the coding sequence GTGGCTCGTGCGGGACTGACATCTGAGCGCGTGACGGAGGCAGCCGCAGAACTGGCGGACGCCGTCGGGTTCGAGAACATCACCGTGTCCGCGCTGGCACGGAGCTTCAAGGTCAAGGACGCCAGCCTGTACTCGCACGTCAAGAACCTTCGGGATCTACGGGAACGGGTCGCGCTGCTCGCCGCGGAGGAGTTGGCCGACCGCATCGCTGCGGCGGTCGCGGGTCGGTCCGGGAAAGAAGCCATGGTCGCGTTCGCCAACGCCTACCGGGACTACGCGCTGGCCCACCCCGGCCGCTACGCGGCGACCCAGGCGGTCCAGCTGGACCCTGCCCTCCTCGCCCGGTCCACCGTCTATATCCGCACCATCGAGCTGACCCACGCGATGCTGCGCGCGTACAGGCTGGTCGAGCCGGACCTGACTGACGCGGGCCGCCTGCTACGTAGTGCCTTCCACGGCTACATCAACCTGGAGGCCAACGGTGGATTCAGCCATTCCCGCGACGTGCAGAGGTCCTGGGAGCAGGCACTGAACGGCCTCCACCTCCTGCTGGAGAACTGGCCTTCGGATTCGTCGCATCACGCAGCGGAGGAAGGGCCATGA
- a CDS encoding serine hydrolase domain-containing protein, with protein sequence MKRSGFVDERFGALADAFSQNFEEYGELGAAVTVFVGGRKVVDLWGGVADGRTGRPWTQDTVVPVFSCAKGIVSICAHLLAQERKLDLDAPVSRYWPEFAQHGKEAITCRMVLGHRAGLPTLDPLLSFEEIAAWTPVIHAIEEQEPLWEPDTAYEYHGHVFGFLIGEVIRRITGLTPGAYFRRAVGEPLRLRAWIGLPAEEMDDRARLVEAEGRSPMPGPEHLLTRIVTMNGALVFPGLDEPHGWNDPALLGMQLPGAGATASASGLAGLYAAAVTGIEGQERLLTPDTVTDAVREVSSGKGWLGFDAGARWGSGFLLDSAFRPMLGERSFGNDGAGGQFTFGDDEFGVGFAYVANRMIGHGDARANRLIAAVRKCLIDD encoded by the coding sequence ATGAAGCGCAGCGGATTCGTCGACGAACGGTTCGGCGCGCTCGCAGACGCATTCTCCCAAAACTTCGAGGAATACGGTGAACTCGGCGCGGCCGTCACCGTGTTCGTCGGCGGACGCAAGGTTGTGGACCTGTGGGGCGGGGTCGCGGACGGACGGACCGGTCGGCCGTGGACACAGGACACGGTCGTGCCGGTCTTCTCCTGCGCCAAGGGCATCGTCAGCATCTGCGCCCACCTCCTCGCGCAGGAGAGAAAATTGGATCTCGATGCCCCGGTGAGCCGGTACTGGCCCGAGTTCGCACAGCACGGCAAGGAGGCCATCACGTGTCGCATGGTCCTCGGACACCGGGCGGGGCTCCCCACTCTTGACCCGCTGCTCAGCTTCGAGGAGATCGCCGCCTGGACACCGGTGATCCACGCCATCGAGGAGCAGGAACCGCTGTGGGAGCCGGACACGGCGTATGAGTACCACGGCCATGTCTTCGGGTTCCTCATCGGCGAGGTCATCCGGCGCATCACCGGGCTCACCCCTGGCGCATACTTCCGCCGTGCTGTGGGAGAGCCGCTGAGGCTACGGGCCTGGATAGGCCTGCCCGCCGAGGAGATGGACGACCGTGCCCGGCTCGTCGAGGCCGAAGGGCGCTCTCCGATGCCAGGACCTGAACACCTGCTCACCCGCATCGTGACGATGAACGGCGCGCTGGTCTTCCCCGGTCTCGACGAGCCGCACGGCTGGAACGATCCGGCGCTGCTCGGCATGCAGTTGCCCGGAGCGGGCGCCACGGCCTCAGCGAGCGGACTCGCCGGGCTGTACGCGGCGGCCGTGACCGGCATCGAGGGCCAAGAGCGGCTGCTCACACCGGACACCGTGACGGACGCGGTCCGCGAGGTTTCCTCCGGCAAAGGATGGTTGGGCTTCGACGCCGGGGCACGCTGGGGCTCGGGCTTCCTGCTCGACTCGGCCTTCCGGCCGATGCTGGGGGAGCGCAGCTTCGGCAACGACGGAGCAGGCGGACAGTTCACCTTCGGTGACGACGAATTCGGCGTGGGCTTCGCATACGTCGCCAACCGCATGATCGGCCACGGCGACGCCCGCGCCAACCGTCTGATCGCGGCTGTGCGTAAGTGCCTGATCGACGATTGA
- a CDS encoding serine hydrolase domain-containing protein, with amino-acid sequence MPEAPAVLGGILEAAVPRVCSAAVAVIAVAGTTVAAAAVGETVRYATVSEELADDRPPARRDSIFDLASITKLFTTAVILSLVDEGRLDLDEPVATWLPACYAGAPEVTLRHLLTHTAGLPPGRRAHEEIPGDGSEIHASRMELILSTRALHPVGGRYLYSDVGLITAGRVAEIAGKASLDALLHARVTGPLGLPDTGYRPAASLRPRIVATEDKPERLGSGCVRGEVHDETAYGLGGVAGHAGVFSTADDLVRFTEVLRTGGAPILSPEAVAEMTRDQGAEGADFRHGLGVRIGDPAIVGPLTGGYGHSGFTGTSLVVDPARALTVVLLTNNVHPLRGRAGIRDLRHAVAAEALRLS; translated from the coding sequence GTGCCTGAAGCCCCGGCCGTGCTCGGCGGGATCCTGGAGGCGGCGGTGCCCCGCGTGTGCTCGGCCGCGGTCGCGGTGATCGCCGTGGCCGGGACCACGGTGGCCGCCGCCGCGGTGGGGGAGACCGTACGGTACGCGACGGTCTCGGAGGAACTGGCGGACGACCGCCCGCCCGCCCGCCGCGACTCGATCTTCGATCTCGCGTCGATCACCAAGCTCTTCACGACGGCCGTCATCCTGTCGCTGGTCGACGAGGGACGCCTCGATCTGGACGAACCCGTCGCCACCTGGCTGCCCGCCTGTTACGCGGGGGCACCGGAGGTCACCCTGCGGCACCTGCTCACCCACACCGCGGGCCTGCCGCCCGGGCGCAGGGCCCACGAGGAGATCCCCGGAGACGGTTCCGAGATCCATGCCTCACGGATGGAGCTGATCCTGTCGACGCGGGCGCTCCACCCGGTGGGCGGGCGCTACCTCTACTCCGACGTCGGGCTGATCACGGCGGGGCGGGTGGCCGAGATCGCCGGGAAGGCGTCCCTGGACGCGCTGCTGCACGCCCGGGTCACCGGCCCGCTGGGCCTGCCGGACACCGGATACCGGCCCGCCGCGTCCCTGCGCCCTCGGATCGTCGCCACCGAGGACAAGCCCGAGCGACTCGGCTCCGGATGCGTGCGCGGAGAGGTCCACGACGAGACCGCGTACGGCCTGGGCGGGGTCGCCGGGCACGCCGGGGTCTTCTCCACGGCCGACGACCTGGTGCGTTTCACCGAGGTGCTGCGCACCGGAGGCGCCCCGATCCTGAGTCCGGAAGCGGTCGCGGAGATGACCCGCGACCAGGGGGCCGAGGGCGCGGACTTCCGCCACGGCCTGGGGGTGCGCATCGGCGACCCCGCCATCGTCGGCCCGCTGACCGGCGGATACGGCCACTCCGGCTTCACCGGGACCTCCCTCGTCGTCGATCCCGCACGCGCTCTCACGGTCGTCCTGCTGACCAACAACGTTCACCCGCTCCGTGGCCGCGCGGGCATCCGCGACCTCCGCCACGCGGTCGCCGCCGAGGCCCTGCGCCTGTCCTGA
- a CDS encoding NlpC/P60 family protein produces MNIPLLSRSLWTMLAVTVIASGPVTVFSTPAVAAELSRPAIASEAQDELGNSARNHESPAPAVTSVEQSPSPGDPPLPKYPGLPPDGPTRLLAVTTTPLPCDNNGADKTVTRNQVLTRARDWLNVGIPYSQERCYRNSYGDYRTDCSGFVSMAWGLGGSGGAFWTGNLMNRARQIPRSDLQPGDALLRHTGDRDENHVALFVRWGDSAHTQPVVIEQTGSQGTVSRTWTAGNAGLYTPIRYDNIVGGGGAEAPAMMRDDGDGTMTIWRWASSGAAFARSTNYESGGWSTTATGDRVAAGDVDGDGTDDIVAAYPDADGGFSFHVWKNGGAYAGKWYTSSGPFALNPVGGRLVLGTW; encoded by the coding sequence ATGAACATCCCCCTCCTGTCCCGCAGTTTGTGGACGATGCTCGCGGTCACCGTCATCGCCTCGGGCCCGGTCACCGTCTTCTCGACGCCGGCCGTAGCGGCCGAGCTATCTCGTCCAGCCATCGCCTCCGAGGCGCAGGACGAGCTCGGTAACTCGGCGCGCAACCATGAGTCGCCGGCACCGGCCGTCACATCGGTCGAGCAGAGTCCGTCGCCCGGAGACCCGCCGCTGCCGAAGTACCCCGGTCTGCCGCCGGACGGACCGACCCGACTGCTCGCGGTGACGACCACGCCCCTGCCCTGCGACAACAACGGCGCCGACAAGACGGTGACCCGGAACCAGGTGCTCACCCGAGCGCGCGACTGGCTGAACGTCGGCATCCCTTACAGCCAAGAGAGGTGCTATCGCAACTCGTACGGCGACTACCGCACGGACTGCTCCGGATTCGTCTCGATGGCGTGGGGCCTCGGCGGATCCGGGGGCGCCTTCTGGACCGGCAACCTGATGAACAGGGCGCGTCAGATCCCCCGCAGCGACCTGCAGCCGGGGGACGCGCTCCTGCGGCATACCGGCGATCGGGACGAGAATCACGTGGCGTTGTTCGTCCGATGGGGGGACAGCGCCCACACGCAACCGGTCGTCATCGAGCAGACCGGCAGCCAGGGCACCGTCTCGCGCACCTGGACCGCCGGCAACGCCGGCCTCTATACGCCCATCCGCTACGACAACATCGTCGGCGGAGGAGGGGCCGAGGCTCCGGCGATGATGCGTGATGACGGGGACGGCACCATGACGATCTGGCGGTGGGCCTCCAGCGGCGCTGCCTTCGCCCGTTCCACCAATTACGAGTCCGGTGGTTGGAGCACGACGGCCACGGGTGATCGCGTCGCCGCCGGGGACGTCGACGGTGACGGCACCGATGACATCGTGGCCGCGTATCCCGACGCTGATGGTGGCTTCAGCTTCCATGTCTGGAAGAACGGCGGCGCTTACGCCGGCAAGTGGTACACCTCCTCCGGTCCCTTCGCTTTGAACCCCGTCGGCGGACGCCTCGTCCTGGGCACCTGGTAG